One window of Inquilinus sp. Marseille-Q2685 genomic DNA carries:
- a CDS encoding DUF6481 family protein, which translates to MSGYREKGFGDRLSSAQNAKKAALEKFRAKTAPDNPELARQRAERQAIAEARAQREAERRAAKEAEEARLKAEAEARAQEEARRKAEAAEAEARARREEAERMVALLAEQKAERDARYAARKARVKR; encoded by the coding sequence ATGAGCGGGTACAGGGAAAAGGGGTTCGGGGACCGGCTGAGCAGCGCTCAGAATGCGAAGAAGGCCGCGCTGGAGAAGTTCCGGGCGAAGACCGCGCCGGACAATCCGGAGCTGGCCCGGCAGCGGGCGGAGCGGCAGGCCATCGCCGAGGCGCGGGCGCAGCGCGAGGCCGAGCGCCGGGCGGCCAAGGAGGCCGAGGAGGCGCGGCTGAAGGCCGAGGCCGAGGCACGGGCGCAGGAAGAGGCGCGGCGCAAGGCCGAGGCCGCCGAGGCCGAGGCCCGGGCCCGGCGCGAGGAGGCCGAGCGGATGGTGGCGTTGCTGGCCGAGCAGAAGGCCGAGCGCGACGCCCGCTACGCCGCCCGCAAGGCGCGCGTCAAGCGCTGA
- the ybaK gene encoding Cys-tRNA(Pro) deacylase produces MSKTTRATQALERAGIGFAVATYDYDPGADRIGMQAAEAMGVPPRIVLKTLMAEADGKPVCVVVPSDREVGMKKLAAAFGAKSAQMMRPADAERVTGYHVGGISPLGQKRAVPTAIEEAAMAEAEVFVNGGQRGLQIRLKPRDLQAALKAKVSPLVA; encoded by the coding sequence ATGTCGAAGACCACGCGCGCCACCCAGGCGCTGGAACGGGCGGGCATCGGCTTCGCCGTCGCGACCTATGACTATGATCCGGGGGCGGACCGCATCGGCATGCAGGCGGCCGAGGCCATGGGCGTGCCGCCGCGCATCGTGCTGAAGACGCTGATGGCGGAGGCCGACGGCAAGCCGGTCTGCGTCGTGGTGCCGTCCGACCGCGAGGTCGGCATGAAGAAGCTGGCCGCCGCCTTCGGCGCGAAATCGGCGCAGATGATGCGCCCGGCCGATGCCGAGCGGGTCACAGGCTACCATGTCGGCGGCATCAGCCCGCTCGGCCAGAAGCGGGCGGTGCCGACCGCGATCGAGGAGGCGGCGATGGCCGAGGCGGAGGTCTTCGTCAATGGTGGCCAGCGCGGCCTGCAGATCCGCCTGAAGCCGCGGGACCTGCAGGCGGCCTTGAAGGCCAAGGTGTCGCCGCTGGTGGCCTGA
- a CDS encoding zinc-binding dehydrogenase, with product MKAVVFDRIGLPAEVLYLADVPVPEIGPGEALVRMVAASINPGDFLFVQNLYPEPKKPKFPRQIAGNHGAGVIERAGPGVALPPGTLVAFSHEKTWAEYAAVPAEYLIPLPPDMPAEKAGQLMNPITAWDLVADSGVESGQWLAVTAGYSTISTLVLQFARRRGIRTLAVVRRTHADLDLRELGAEAVIDLSRQDLRAEVMAVTGGARLHGVVDNVGGPATGTLIRSLAFGGRVMINGGMSEDSFTLHNFDLLLNGVTLRPSVYRYFFGPPAPEDAAMLREMIGVFARPEIRVPLGGIHPLEDAGRAIAESWASPGDGKRIFRM from the coding sequence ATGAAAGCGGTGGTGTTCGACCGGATCGGCCTGCCGGCCGAGGTGCTGTACCTGGCCGATGTGCCGGTGCCGGAGATCGGACCGGGCGAGGCGCTGGTGCGGATGGTCGCGGCCTCGATCAACCCGGGCGACTTCCTGTTCGTCCAGAACCTGTACCCCGAGCCGAAGAAGCCGAAGTTCCCGCGGCAGATCGCCGGCAATCACGGCGCCGGGGTGATCGAACGGGCGGGGCCGGGCGTGGCGCTGCCGCCGGGCACGCTGGTGGCCTTCAGCCACGAGAAGACCTGGGCGGAATACGCAGCGGTCCCGGCCGAATACCTGATCCCGCTGCCGCCCGACATGCCGGCCGAGAAGGCCGGGCAGCTGATGAACCCGATCACCGCCTGGGACCTGGTGGCGGACTCCGGTGTCGAGTCGGGCCAATGGCTGGCGGTGACGGCGGGCTACTCCACGATCTCGACACTGGTGCTGCAATTCGCCCGGCGGCGCGGCATCCGCACGCTCGCGGTCGTCCGCCGCACGCATGCCGATCTCGACCTGCGCGAGCTCGGCGCCGAGGCGGTGATCGACCTGTCCCGCCAGGACCTGCGGGCCGAGGTGATGGCGGTCACCGGCGGCGCCCGGCTGCACGGGGTGGTCGACAATGTCGGCGGGCCGGCCACCGGGACGCTGATTCGCAGCTTGGCCTTCGGCGGCCGCGTCATGATCAACGGCGGCATGAGCGAGGACAGCTTCACGCTGCACAATTTCGACCTGCTGCTGAACGGCGTGACCCTGCGGCCCAGCGTCTACCGCTATTTCTTCGGACCGCCGGCACCGGAGGATGCGGCGATGCTCCGCGAGATGATCGGGGTGTTCGCCCGGCCAGAGATCCGGGTGCCGCTCGGCGGCATCCATCCGCTGGAAGATGCCGGGCGGGCCATCGCCGAGAGCTGGGCCAGTCCGGGCGACGGCAAGCGGATCTTCCGGATGTGA
- the cml gene encoding CmlA/FloR family chloramphenicol efflux MFS transporter, with translation MPAPRPWPYSLAATLLLMSPFDLLASLGMDVYLPVVPLMPAALAATPALVQLTLSLYLLLLGCGQLLFGPLSDRVGRRPVLLGGALLFTLASAGLALTSSAVPFLALRLVQAAGAAAMLVATFATVRDVYAARREGAVIYSLLGSMLAFVPAFGPLLGAGVDHGFGWRGIFWLLAGLGALAGLQALRRWPETRPEGGDGVRLCHVGAILGSGPFWTYTLGFSAAMGAFFVYFSTAPAVLIGGLGLTPIGFSLAFGTAALVMIATSRFAGRFTARWGRRGCLIRGMALLLAGAVLLVLGKLAVGPSLWAFLVPVWVISAGISVTCAVTANGALQGFGHVAGTATALYACLEGLIVGAVGTLAVLVLPAGLALAGFCALAALVVTGLALRLPAE, from the coding sequence ATGCCTGCACCCAGGCCATGGCCCTATTCCCTGGCGGCCACCCTGCTGCTGATGTCCCCCTTCGACCTTCTGGCCTCGCTCGGCATGGACGTCTACCTGCCGGTGGTGCCGCTGATGCCGGCGGCCCTGGCGGCAACGCCGGCGCTGGTCCAGCTCACCCTCAGCCTCTATCTGCTGCTGCTCGGCTGCGGCCAGCTGCTGTTCGGGCCGCTGTCCGACCGCGTCGGCCGGCGGCCGGTGCTGCTCGGCGGCGCCCTCCTGTTCACCCTGGCCTCGGCCGGGCTGGCGCTGACGTCCTCGGCCGTGCCGTTCCTGGCGCTGCGCCTGGTGCAGGCCGCCGGCGCCGCGGCCATGCTGGTCGCCACCTTCGCCACGGTGCGCGACGTCTACGCCGCGCGGCGCGAGGGCGCGGTGATCTACAGCCTGCTCGGCTCCATGCTGGCCTTCGTGCCGGCCTTCGGGCCGCTGCTCGGCGCCGGGGTCGATCACGGCTTCGGCTGGCGCGGCATCTTCTGGCTGCTGGCCGGGCTCGGCGCCCTGGCCGGGCTGCAGGCGCTCCGGCGCTGGCCGGAGACGCGGCCCGAGGGCGGCGACGGGGTGCGGCTGTGCCATGTCGGCGCGATCCTCGGCAGCGGGCCGTTCTGGACCTACACCCTCGGCTTCAGCGCGGCGATGGGCGCGTTCTTCGTCTATTTCTCGACCGCGCCCGCGGTACTGATCGGCGGGCTGGGCCTGACCCCGATCGGCTTCAGCCTGGCCTTCGGCACCGCAGCCCTGGTGATGATCGCCACATCGCGCTTCGCCGGCCGCTTCACCGCGCGCTGGGGCCGGCGCGGCTGCCTGATCCGCGGCATGGCGCTGCTGCTGGCCGGGGCGGTGCTGCTGGTGTTGGGGAAACTCGCGGTGGGTCCATCGCTCTGGGCTTTCCTGGTGCCGGTCTGGGTGATCTCGGCCGGGATCTCGGTGACCTGCGCCGTCACCGCCAACGGCGCCCTGCAGGGCTTCGGCCATGTCGCCGGCACCGCCACCGCGCTCTATGCCTGCCTGGAGGGGCTGATCGTCGGCGCCGTGGGCACGCTGGCGGTGCTGGTGCTGCCGGCCGGCCTGGCGCTGGCCGGGTTCTGCGCCCTGGCGGCACTGGTCGTCACCGGCCTGGCGCTGCGTCTGCCGGCCGAGTGA
- a CDS encoding HlyU family transcriptional regulator gives MVSFLKSLFGGGKREEASSGEAQTGPAVEYKGFRIRPAPFQAGGQYQTAGLIEKDFPDGTKTHRFIRADKHASKDDATAFSVTKAQQIIDEQGDRVFGA, from the coding sequence ATGGTCTCCTTCCTCAAATCCCTGTTCGGCGGTGGCAAGCGCGAGGAGGCCTCGTCCGGCGAGGCCCAGACCGGGCCGGCGGTCGAGTACAAGGGCTTCCGCATCCGCCCCGCCCCCTTCCAGGCCGGCGGCCAGTACCAGACCGCGGGCCTGATCGAGAAGGACTTCCCGGACGGCACCAAGACCCACCGCTTCATCCGCGCCGACAAGCACGCCAGCAAGGACGACGCCACCGCCTTCTCGGTGACCAAGGCGCAGCAGATCATCGACGAGCAGGGCGACCGGGTGTTCGGGGCCTGA
- a CDS encoding GNAT family N-acetyltransferase, producing MTIEIRPATAADAAAIADLHQRSWRSAYRGLLPDSYLDGPAGDQLAAHWSGAFAKDEPCRMMILIAMAPDGIAGFVAAWPKGPDRALIDNLHVAPGLRGGGLGRRLMGRAAAELRRLGFRSAFLEVIEGNHDARGFYRRLGGVEGAPFVEPIGGHPTRVIPVAWDDLAVLEAAGGP from the coding sequence ATGACCATCGAGATCCGGCCGGCGACCGCGGCGGATGCCGCGGCGATCGCCGATCTGCACCAGCGCAGCTGGCGCAGCGCCTATCGCGGGCTGCTGCCCGATTCCTATCTCGACGGGCCGGCCGGAGATCAGCTGGCGGCGCATTGGAGCGGAGCGTTCGCCAAGGATGAGCCGTGCCGGATGATGATCCTGATCGCCATGGCGCCGGACGGAATCGCCGGATTCGTCGCGGCCTGGCCGAAAGGGCCGGACAGGGCGCTGATCGACAACCTGCATGTCGCGCCCGGGCTGCGCGGCGGCGGGCTCGGCCGGCGCCTGATGGGCCGGGCCGCGGCCGAACTGCGGCGCCTGGGCTTCCGATCGGCGTTCCTCGAGGTGATCGAGGGCAATCACGACGCCCGCGGCTTCTATCGGCGGCTCGGCGGGGTCGAGGGCGCGCCGTTCGTCGAGCCGATCGGCGGCCATCCGACCCGGGTGATCCCGGTCGCCTGGGACGACCTGGCCGTGCTGGAGGCGGCCGGCGGGCCGTGA
- the mutL gene encoding DNA mismatch repair endonuclease MutL, whose protein sequence is MTIESLRTIRRLPPTLVNQIAAGEVIERPAAAVKELVENAIDAGARRIDVALRDGGRSLISVVDDGAGMDPEELLLAIERHATSKLPDDDLVRISTLGFRGEALPSIGAVSRLSIASRPRPKSGGGAAEGWSLSVEGGAVTAPVPAALNHGTRVEVRDLFYATPARLKFLKGERAETQAAVDVVERLAMAHPTLSFTVADAARPLLRLEAARGELFDARLARVGAVLGGDFAENALPIEAVREAVRLTGHAALPTLNRATAQAQYLFVNGRPVRDRLLLGAIRGAYADVLPRDRHPVLALYLELPPEEVDVNVHPTKAEVRFRDPALVRGLIVSALRHAIAAAGHRASTSVGADTLAAFVTQGGGAPDGPAPMQAPLSRFSGQTSWFQTRGPVRPPSGLAESAAAWQAPIAADLARPSARAEAAVQEPAPEHPLGAARAQVHATYIVAQTGDGLVIVDQHAAHERIVYERMKAELLSGTVRSQGLLLPEVVELNEASVDRLAARQAELAGLGLELEPFGPGAVVVRGVPALLGQSDVPGLVQDLADALAEWDDARPLTERLAHVCATMACHGSVRAGRRLNAAEMDALLRSMEATPNAGQCNHGRPTYVELKLADIEKLFQRR, encoded by the coding sequence ATGACCATCGAGTCCCTCCGCACCATCCGCCGCCTGCCGCCGACCCTGGTGAACCAGATCGCCGCCGGCGAGGTGATCGAACGCCCGGCCGCGGCGGTGAAGGAGCTGGTGGAGAATGCGATCGACGCCGGCGCCCGCCGCATCGACGTGGCGCTGCGCGACGGCGGCCGCAGCCTGATTTCGGTGGTCGACGACGGCGCCGGCATGGACCCGGAGGAGCTGCTGCTGGCGATCGAGCGCCACGCCACCTCCAAGCTGCCGGACGACGACCTGGTGCGGATCTCGACGCTCGGGTTCCGGGGCGAGGCGCTGCCCTCGATCGGCGCCGTGTCGCGCCTCTCCATCGCCAGCCGCCCCCGGCCCAAGTCAGGAGGGGGGGCGGCGGAGGGCTGGAGCCTGTCTGTCGAAGGTGGGGCGGTGACGGCGCCGGTGCCGGCGGCGCTGAACCATGGCACCCGGGTCGAGGTGCGCGACCTGTTCTATGCCACCCCGGCGCGGCTGAAGTTCCTGAAGGGCGAGCGGGCCGAGACCCAGGCGGCGGTGGACGTGGTCGAGCGCCTGGCCATGGCGCATCCGACCCTCAGCTTCACCGTGGCGGACGCCGCCCGCCCCCTGCTGCGGCTGGAGGCGGCGCGGGGCGAGCTGTTCGACGCCCGCCTCGCCCGCGTCGGCGCCGTGCTGGGCGGCGATTTCGCCGAGAACGCCCTGCCGATCGAGGCGGTGCGCGAGGCGGTGAGGCTGACCGGCCACGCCGCGCTGCCGACCCTGAACCGCGCCACCGCCCAGGCGCAGTACCTGTTCGTCAACGGCAGGCCGGTGCGCGACCGGCTGCTGCTCGGCGCCATCCGCGGCGCCTATGCCGACGTGCTGCCGCGCGACCGCCACCCGGTGCTGGCGCTCTATCTCGAGCTGCCGCCGGAGGAGGTCGACGTCAACGTCCACCCGACGAAGGCCGAGGTGCGGTTCCGCGATCCGGCGCTGGTGCGCGGCCTGATCGTCAGCGCCCTGCGCCACGCCATCGCCGCAGCCGGCCACCGCGCCTCGACCAGCGTCGGCGCCGACACCCTGGCCGCCTTCGTGACCCAGGGCGGCGGGGCGCCGGACGGGCCGGCACCGATGCAGGCCCCGCTGTCCCGGTTCAGCGGCCAGACCTCCTGGTTCCAGACCCGCGGTCCGGTGCGCCCGCCCTCCGGCCTCGCCGAATCGGCGGCCGCCTGGCAGGCGCCGATCGCCGCCGATCTGGCCCGGCCTTCGGCGAGGGCCGAGGCTGCGGTGCAGGAGCCGGCGCCGGAGCATCCTCTGGGCGCCGCCCGCGCGCAGGTCCACGCCACCTACATCGTCGCCCAGACCGGCGACGGGCTCGTCATCGTCGACCAGCACGCGGCGCATGAGCGGATCGTCTATGAGCGGATGAAGGCCGAGCTGCTGTCCGGCACGGTCAGGAGCCAGGGCCTGCTGCTGCCCGAGGTGGTGGAGCTGAACGAGGCCTCGGTCGACCGCCTCGCCGCGCGCCAGGCGGAGCTGGCCGGGCTGGGGCTGGAGCTCGAGCCCTTCGGTCCCGGCGCCGTGGTGGTGCGCGGCGTGCCGGCCCTGCTGGGCCAGTCCGACGTGCCCGGCCTGGTGCAGGATCTGGCCGACGCGCTGGCGGAATGGGACGACGCGAGGCCGCTGACCGAGCGACTGGCCCATGTCTGCGCCACCATGGCCTGCCACGGCAGCGTCCGCGCCGGCCGCCGCCTGAACGCGGCGGAGATGGACGCCCTGCTGCGCAGCATGGAGGCGACCCCCAATGCCGGCCAGTGCAACCACGGCCGGCCGACCTATGTCGAACTGAAGCTGGCCGATATCGAGAAGCTGTTCCAGCGGCGCTGA
- a CDS encoding SDR family NAD(P)-dependent oxidoreductase yields the protein MARRIVITGAGAGLGLELTRWYAARGDMVIGVVRSEAASADFTAAAGADGILVRGDVTDQSCADRLRQVLAQRAPAVDILYNNAGMSGRGAQLAGIRIEDVQQALDVHCLAALRISQAAIDALLAAERPVIVNVSSRLGSIGRVAAGDFDHLGIAYATRISKAAQNMLTACLAREFGPRGLAVYAVHPGRIRTKMASADADLEAPEAAARLAGWVDRIRPDRQVFYGEPELGTFPW from the coding sequence ATGGCTCGCAGGATCGTGATCACCGGCGCCGGGGCGGGGCTGGGGCTGGAGCTGACGCGGTGGTACGCGGCCCGCGGCGACATGGTGATCGGCGTGGTCCGCAGCGAGGCAGCGTCGGCCGATTTCACGGCGGCGGCCGGGGCGGACGGCATCCTGGTCCGCGGCGACGTCACCGACCAGTCCTGCGCCGACCGGCTGCGGCAGGTGCTGGCGCAGCGGGCGCCAGCGGTGGACATCCTCTACAACAACGCCGGCATGTCCGGCCGCGGTGCGCAGCTGGCCGGCATCCGGATCGAGGATGTGCAGCAGGCGCTCGACGTCCACTGCCTCGCCGCGCTGCGCATCAGCCAGGCGGCGATCGACGCCCTCCTGGCGGCGGAGCGGCCGGTCATCGTCAATGTCAGCAGCCGGCTCGGCTCGATCGGGCGGGTGGCGGCCGGCGATTTCGACCATCTCGGCATCGCCTATGCCACCCGCATCTCCAAGGCGGCGCAGAACATGCTGACCGCCTGCCTCGCCCGCGAATTCGGCCCGCGTGGCCTCGCCGTCTACGCCGTCCATCCCGGCCGGATCCGGACGAAGATGGCCAGCGCCGACGCAGACCTCGAGGCGCCGGAGGCGGCGGCGCGCCTCGCCGGCTGGGTCGACCGCATCCGGCCGGACCGGCAGGTCTTCTACGGCGAGCCCGAGCTCGGCACGTTTCCCTGGTAG
- a CDS encoding NAD(P)/FAD-dependent oxidoreductase, with protein MQSFDVVVIGAGAAGMMCAAEAGKRGRSVLVLDHAAAPGEKIRISGGGRCNFTNLHAAPANFISANPHFCISALRRYTQRDFIGLVDRHGIAWHEKTLGQLFCDGSSRQIIDLLLAEMGRAGVTLRLSSKVDSVERDADGFVLGLASGPLRCRSLVVATGGRSIPKMGATGFGYDLAARFGLKVTETRPALVPLTFEPALLERLKPLAGIAVDAVVGCGRTRFREAMLFTHRGLSGPSILQISSYWRDGQEIEVSMLPGTDVFDRLRGARAENGRRALHTVLAEALPKRLAQTIAEAEGAAGNLADLSDKVLRRVADSVNGWRVRPAGSEGYRTAEVTLGGVDTAGLDSRTMEAKAVPGLYFIGEVVDVTGWLGGYNFQWAWSSGWCAGQAV; from the coding sequence GTGCAGTCCTTCGACGTGGTGGTGATCGGCGCCGGGGCGGCCGGGATGATGTGCGCGGCCGAGGCCGGCAAGCGCGGCCGGTCGGTGCTCGTGCTCGACCACGCCGCGGCGCCGGGCGAGAAGATCCGCATCTCCGGCGGCGGGCGCTGCAACTTCACCAACCTGCACGCGGCGCCGGCCAACTTCATTTCCGCCAACCCGCATTTCTGCATCTCGGCGCTGCGCCGCTACACCCAGCGCGACTTCATCGGCCTGGTCGACCGCCATGGCATCGCCTGGCACGAGAAGACGCTGGGCCAGCTGTTCTGCGACGGCTCTTCGCGCCAGATCATCGACCTGCTGCTGGCCGAGATGGGCCGGGCCGGCGTCACGCTGCGCCTGTCGAGCAAGGTCGACTCGGTCGAACGCGACGCCGACGGCTTCGTCCTGGGTCTGGCGTCGGGGCCGTTGCGCTGCCGGTCCCTGGTGGTCGCCACCGGCGGCCGGTCGATCCCCAAGATGGGTGCCACCGGCTTCGGCTACGATCTGGCCGCCCGCTTCGGCTTGAAGGTCACCGAGACCCGGCCCGCCCTGGTGCCTCTGACCTTCGAGCCGGCATTGCTGGAGCGGCTGAAGCCGCTGGCCGGCATCGCCGTCGACGCCGTGGTCGGCTGCGGCCGCACCCGGTTCCGCGAGGCGATGCTGTTCACACATCGCGGCCTCAGCGGTCCGTCGATCCTGCAGATCTCTTCCTACTGGCGCGACGGGCAGGAGATCGAGGTGTCGATGCTGCCCGGCACGGACGTGTTCGACCGGCTGCGCGGCGCCCGCGCCGAAAACGGCCGCCGGGCCCTGCACACCGTGCTGGCCGAGGCGCTGCCGAAGCGGCTGGCGCAGACGATCGCCGAGGCCGAAGGCGCGGCGGGCAACCTCGCCGACCTGTCCGACAAGGTGCTGCGCCGGGTGGCAGATTCGGTGAATGGCTGGCGGGTGCGGCCGGCCGGGTCCGAGGGCTACCGCACCGCCGAGGTGACGCTGGGCGGCGTCGACACCGCCGGCCTGGATTCGCGGACCATGGAGGCGAAGGCGGTGCCGGGCCTCTACTTCATCGGCGAGGTGGTGGACGTCACCGGCTGGCTCGGCGGCTACAACTTCCAGTGGGCGTGGTCCTCCGGCTGGTGCGCAGGACAGGCCGTCTGA
- a CDS encoding putative quinol monooxygenase has translation MLQSTVTRPGDKTVAFTVTLHVKPGREAEFLALLTPVLDAMRHEPSFINAVLHRSPDDPALFMIYETWADLDELVQVQVPRDYRRAYMAALPDILRQERGVTVWRPMRGDFAMAS, from the coding sequence ATGCTGCAGTCCACCGTCACCCGGCCGGGCGACAAGACCGTCGCCTTCACCGTCACCCTGCATGTGAAGCCGGGCCGCGAGGCCGAGTTCCTGGCGCTGCTGACGCCGGTGCTGGACGCGATGCGGCACGAGCCGAGCTTCATCAATGCCGTGCTGCACCGGTCGCCGGACGACCCGGCCCTGTTCATGATCTACGAGACCTGGGCCGATCTCGACGAGCTGGTGCAGGTGCAGGTCCCCCGCGACTACCGCCGGGCCTATATGGCGGCGCTGCCCGATATCCTGCGGCAGGAGCGCGGCGTCACCGTCTGGCGGCCGATGCGTGGGGATTTCGCCATGGCTTCATGA
- a CDS encoding GlxA family transcriptional regulator has translation MTIKPIHVAIWLPASFYSAVAATLVEMLELVNKLRREPAFSFEFLARAPAAAATSGIAFPARPQPTAPVDVLVLLAMPGLDVPEMLRALAEESGHARPLIEQARQQGAIIAAHCGAAYFLADAGLLDGRRATISWWLKEDALRRFPKVRWDPSRLLLRHDRIYSCGGGFSGLELATALLRDLGFAREERIVRKLLVLPPARRSQTPYEFPLDQAAPQPFRDRLLEVAQADLPALSPDGLAAALGLSPRTLARRFTEELQTTPGRWIQDRRLDAARDLLERGDLGIAEICWRVGYQDPASFSRLFSRRTGLSPGEYRRQAR, from the coding sequence ATGACGATCAAACCCATCCATGTCGCGATCTGGCTGCCCGCGAGCTTCTACTCGGCGGTGGCGGCGACGCTGGTCGAGATGCTGGAGCTGGTGAACAAGCTGCGGCGCGAGCCGGCCTTCTCCTTCGAATTCCTGGCCCGGGCGCCGGCCGCGGCCGCCACCTCCGGCATCGCCTTCCCGGCCCGGCCGCAGCCGACGGCGCCGGTCGACGTGCTGGTGCTGCTGGCGATGCCGGGGCTGGACGTGCCGGAAATGCTACGGGCGCTGGCGGAGGAGAGCGGCCACGCCCGGCCGCTGATCGAGCAGGCGCGGCAGCAGGGCGCGATCATCGCCGCCCATTGCGGCGCGGCCTATTTCCTGGCCGATGCCGGGCTGCTGGACGGCCGCCGCGCCACCATCTCCTGGTGGCTGAAGGAGGATGCGCTGCGGCGCTTCCCGAAGGTGCGCTGGGACCCGTCCCGCCTGCTGCTGCGCCACGACCGGATCTACAGCTGCGGCGGCGGCTTCTCCGGGCTGGAGCTGGCCACCGCCCTGCTGCGCGACCTCGGCTTCGCCAGGGAGGAGCGGATCGTGCGCAAGCTGCTGGTGCTGCCGCCGGCGCGCCGGTCGCAGACACCCTACGAGTTCCCGCTCGATCAGGCGGCGCCGCAGCCGTTCCGCGATCGTCTCCTGGAGGTCGCGCAGGCCGACCTGCCGGCGCTGAGCCCCGACGGGCTCGCGGCGGCGCTGGGCCTGTCGCCTCGCACTCTGGCCCGGCGCTTCACCGAGGAGCTGCAGACCACGCCGGGCCGCTGGATCCAGGACCGGCGCCTCGACGCCGCGCGCGACCTGCTCGAGCGCGGCGACCTCGGTATCGCCGAGATCTGCTGGCGGGTCGGCTACCAGGATCCGGCGTCGTTCAGCCGCCTGTTCTCCCGCCGCACCGGCCTGTCGCCCGGCGAATACCGCCGCCAGGCCCGCTGA
- a CDS encoding bifunctional UDP-sugar hydrolase/5'-nucleotidase translates to MRLGKTIAPAVAAALGIAVLAMPALGQTVTVRFVHTNDIDRMEERDGRGGFARLAGAVAAERARPGRTIFVHTGDTLSPSLLSGIDKGRHIIDLLNRIPVDLFVPGNHDFDLGPQVFRDRLAEARFDIVSSNIREPDGRAPAHTIDDKVIDVDGVRIGFYGLTTEDTPIGSSPGEITFEGSIDTARRKAAGLRGKGADFIVAMVHTPLAVDMGLLRGGFADLVLSGHDEHLLTYFDGKGALVESQTEANFVVVTEATITKSVEKGQTDIDWWPAFRIIDTATVAPDPGIAEAVAAYGRQLDQALLVEIGVTETPLDSRRASVRTQETAIGNLIADAMRAAVGADVALFNGGGIRADREYPAGTVLTRKDIQSELPFGNRTVKLEVTGAVLRRALENGVSQVREIGGRFPQVSGMAVEADLDRPVGERVRSVTVGGAPLDPGRTYTLATPAFLARGGDQYAMLAEGRPIVTESDAQIIANQVIDYVAAQGRIAPKVEGRVTLLP, encoded by the coding sequence ATGCGACTTGGGAAGACGATCGCGCCGGCCGTGGCCGCGGCGCTCGGCATTGCGGTTCTCGCCATGCCGGCCCTGGGCCAGACCGTGACGGTCCGCTTCGTCCACACCAACGATATCGACCGGATGGAGGAGCGCGACGGCCGCGGCGGTTTCGCCCGGCTCGCCGGCGCGGTGGCGGCGGAACGGGCGCGGCCGGGCCGGACCATCTTCGTCCACACCGGCGACACGCTGTCGCCGTCGCTGCTCTCCGGCATCGACAAGGGCCGCCATATCATCGACCTGCTGAACCGCATCCCGGTCGACCTCTTCGTGCCGGGCAACCACGATTTCGATCTGGGCCCGCAGGTCTTCCGCGACCGCCTGGCCGAGGCTCGCTTCGACATCGTCTCCTCCAACATCCGCGAGCCGGACGGCCGCGCCCCCGCCCACACGATCGACGACAAGGTCATCGACGTGGACGGGGTCCGCATCGGCTTCTACGGCCTGACCACCGAGGACACGCCGATCGGGTCGAGCCCCGGCGAGATCACCTTCGAAGGATCGATCGACACCGCCCGGCGCAAGGCGGCGGGACTGCGCGGCAAGGGCGCCGACTTCATCGTCGCCATGGTGCACACGCCGCTTGCGGTCGATATGGGCCTGCTGCGCGGCGGTTTCGCCGACTTGGTGCTGTCCGGCCACGACGAGCATCTCCTGACCTATTTCGACGGCAAGGGCGCCCTGGTGGAATCCCAGACCGAGGCCAATTTCGTCGTGGTCACCGAGGCGACCATCACCAAGTCGGTGGAGAAGGGGCAGACCGACATCGACTGGTGGCCCGCCTTCCGGATCATCGACACCGCCACGGTCGCGCCCGATCCGGGGATCGCCGAGGCGGTTGCGGCCTATGGCCGACAGCTGGACCAGGCGCTGCTGGTCGAGATCGGCGTCACCGAGACGCCGCTGGACAGCCGCCGCGCCAGCGTCCGCACCCAGGAGACCGCGATCGGGAACCTGATCGCCGATGCGATGCGCGCGGCGGTCGGCGCCGATGTCGCCCTGTTCAACGGCGGCGGCATCCGCGCCGACCGGGAATATCCGGCCGGCACGGTGCTGACCCGCAAGGACATCCAGTCCGAGCTGCCCTTCGGCAACCGGACGGTGAAGCTGGAGGTCACCGGCGCGGTGCTGCGGCGGGCGTTGGAGAACGGCGTCAGCCAGGTGCGCGAGATCGGCGGCCGGTTCCCGCAGGTCTCCGGCATGGCGGTCGAGGCGGATCTCGACCGGCCTGTCGGCGAGCGTGTGCGCAGCGTCACCGTCGGCGGCGCGCCGCTCGACCCCGGCCGCACCTACACCCTGGCCACGCCGGCCTTCCTGGCCCGCGGCGGCGACCAGTACGCCATGCTGGCCGAGGGGCGGCCGATCGTGACCGAATCCGACGCCCAGATCATCGCCAACCAGGTCATCGACTATGTCGCGGCGCAGGGCCGGATCGCGCCGAAGGTCGAAGGCCGGGTGACGCTCCTGCCCTGA